In Setaria italica strain Yugu1 chromosome IX, Setaria_italica_v2.0, whole genome shotgun sequence, the genomic stretch gatcaaaggaactacgtcatgcatctacggttgcaaacaactcttatacgtaaatgcacaaacatgatgaagaaaGCATGTGCGAGTTTCgaaatttggggttcatgctccggggcttgccttcaagcaaggaggaagggaactggtcttctgctggggcggcttcggcttctggaagcgttAGCTtggctacaactccgtcttcgGGCGTCGGGTACAGCTcatagacgccgtcagcgagatgcaactctacacgaatgcaaatgcaggagttagcacttagacggttatttcaacagcaacacttgcaagttaaagctcggacactgGTAGCGAAGCTACAGAATAGGTGGGGAAGTGTGTttgggttggtggagagcaagataaaagggtcggatgggaagaaacttatgatctgacccttagactagaggaatagctgtgctgggggtcctcagacttaacgcagagaagttcccaatttttacacatataccctcgggtcaaggaaaaagatacagccgagtcctcgagcgaggcggaaaagggtcggcgaaacagacagggtcgggcaagacggaaaaggggtcggacgaacagagagggtcgggcaagacagaaaaggggtcggacgaacagagagggtcgggcgagacggagaaaaggggtcggacgaacagacagggtcgaacgaggcggagaaggggtcggacgaacagacagggtcgagcaaggcggacaaggggtcggacgaacagacagggtcgggcgaggcggaaaaggggtcgggcggacagacagggtcgggcgaggcggaaaaggggtcggacgaacatacagggtcgggcgaggcggaaaaggggtcgggcggacagacagggtcgggcgaggcggaaaaggggtcgggcggacagacagggtcgggcgaggcggaaaaggggtcgggcggacagacagggtcgggcgaggcggaaaaggggtcgggcggacagacagggtcgggcgaggcggaaaaaggggtcggtaacttacctttggtttatagatgaagcttggggtcgggaaggagcagacttgggcagaAGGATTGAAGCACTAAGATTTGGGCAGCGACGATGTCcggtggtgctccggcggcggcggtgcttcttgtggacaacaagcaagctctagcacagtgcGGAGgggcaagcggctgggtggattgggaaaggcgggtgttgagcggagaggagagttcctcaggaacttaggtggcagcgcttgagcatgaaacagaggaacaagacggtaaggcagcgatggtgaagggaactccggtgggactctggcattcccttttatagctgcgcggaagagagagggttggagcagcacgaagaccgggaagaaaagagggagtgtgctgccatggcggcgattgagcaacgatgggcggcggagcaggtcttcggggatgacaccttcagccattgggcactggagacagggcgaCACAGGctcggttttgccggtggttgcggtttggcggaggcgggcatcgtcgagcggcggatctgatgggtgtgacagggggaacggcGCTGTGAGCGAGGTTGTACAGGTGataagacaggcgggctgcggctgcgcgggcgagcgcaaaGCAGCGGTCTGTCGGGGcgcagttctggcaaggcggaaaaggagctgtcgcggccggggtcggggttggcgagggaggaatcgtcgcgtagcgcatctggggcggcgcgactggggagaggcggcgaaaaagccgggaggcatcgggccttgtagccgggggtccggcgaggtgatgatgggcgcgagctgcgaggcgctgcagaaagggttgcagaggggcttccgctgcgattggggaggaaggcgcgggaAACCATCTGGTCGCGGCTGGCGatggggcggagcggcgggggtcggaggagttgagccacgcggcggagaaactctggagcgggcatgctactcaagtgcgtctgcctcgggagatccggggaaaagattgcgggtccaccggtcagtctcggtttgtcctctgctcaagattgaAAGGAGACACTGTGGGTGCAACTttgaaggatccggcggggtgggttgggggtcttcCGGGGTCGGAGCTGGAAACCGGCGGAGGGGGtcgggttctcaggggtcgggaccggaactggaggttgagcacttaaactcggggaagctgagtcagcgggattagggactcggattaagactAACTTGAAAGAttttggggtcggtcgttaaCAGGTAGAGGCTGCGACTGTCCAGGATCCATAAAGCATGAAAGGCACGTATTATGTCGTGTTTGATTATTGGCCAGGCTGTTTTATAGAATAAACATGTAAATCCATCGGGACCCAGTGCCTTATCAAGAGGCAACTCTTGGATCGTGCGCCAAATTTCCTCTTCTGAGAAGCAATAGTCTGTATGGCTCATGTCAACAGAAGGAATGCCCAAACGCTGAAAATCCAAGGAAATCGTTGACGTGTGGGAAGTTCCAAGAATGTTCTCAAAGTACTGGAAGACTGCTTCAGCTTTATCAACCTCATTTACAATGTCTAAGTCCCCCAGTTTGAACGATTGGATCTAATTTTTTCTACTACAATGGCATGCTTGCATGTGAAAGAATTTTGTATTTGCATCTTCTTTGGCTAGAAAAGTTGTACGTGATCTTTGCCGAATGATGGACCTGAGTAGTGAGGCAAGGTCAAGGCACTTGAGATCGAGTTTTGTCTATATCAATCCCCTATACCATTGCCATTTCACAACGCGAATCAATCTTTGGACAAATGGACGTCCACTCCACATATTGATAAAGGAAGAGCGCCAAGGAAAGGGATCTGATATAGAGAGGGATGGACAAGCTCTCACGGTTTATCCATGAATCCATATGAAAGCCTATAAGATAATGTGTGTTGTTACGGTTGTTTGACTACCTTGTTTTGTTTAATGAGCATCCAACATATACTAAGAGGCGAGTTGAACACAACATGGTATGCCAGATGACATCCAGCACATGCTAACATGGACATGCTGCTGTAAACTTGAAGAAAATATAAATTCAACCAAAACAAAATCAGATCATATAGATAATCGACCATGTTGGAAAGATATTATGATGTGGAGGATGATGGTTTGAATCAGTATCAAATCAGATGTTTCATgttagataaaaaaaaactaccttTCAAGACTTAGGTAtccttttttatttatatattacTATAGATATTGATGGTCAAAATTATTTACTCCTAGACTGTGTCCTACTCCGCATAGTATCTCGTAAACATGCACGGTATATTTAGGAAGGTTTTAGTAGTTCAAGGCCATCCTTCAGCAATATGTTCACATGGTATTTCTTTTGTCGTTTTGGTTTGATCTTAACATTCTACGCACTAAAGCATATATGGCTATGATTCTATCTGGTTTTACTAGAAAAGTTTAGAGCACATCTGGATTTGGTCCTACAATCACAGTGCCTGCACGCATTCCCCCGTCGGAGCACTAAGTGATGACGACTGCACTAGATGGCAGCGCAAGCTCTGTTCTTCAACCTGCAGGATCAACAATGAAAACATTGGTAAGAACCTATGCTACCAAAACAAGCCCAAAGCATAAGCAAAAAATAACATTGGTAATAATTGGTGCTACCAAAATGAGTGCAAGGCATTAGGATCTGCGAAATAAGTAACAATGCTAGTACCTGCAGTGCAGAGACCCGGCTAAGCAGCTCGAGGAACTCCTGCAGCAAAGCTTTCTCTTCACTCGCAACACGCACCAGCTCTGAGATCACCAACGCCCTGTCCTGAGCCTAGGGGCAAAGACGAAGCTCCATTGATCACCACGATCTACTGAATGAGCAATAATGCCATCATATTGAGCTTATTTTCACATATGTAGTCAGTTACCATGGGACTGAATGATCTCGTCATTGCCTTGGTTGCCAATGTGAGCTCAAGCGCTTGCGGTAGAATGGTCGCCAACGGTGGCAGAGATGCCTGTAGACGAATGAACAATTAGCTATGTTGCGATCGTGTGTGGAATTGTTTCTGGTAGCTGTGTGTTGGAATCAAtttaattaggagtagtaagcATATTCCTGATGCACTTCAGGGCCATATGAACTATATATTTTTACTTGCTGGAACATAGTTcctttatataattttttttactaatataaacacaaaaaatatattatactAAAGACAAAAAGAAACTCATTTTTGAAATGCATCTCCATATGCAAAAGAAATCGAAAGCGTGAGCCGTTAGCCGAAAACCGAATACCTTGGCACCACTGGTGAGAGGAAGCCTGCAAACGGCCGCCCGGGTGCAGCTTACAGTTGACGCCAGGGCAGCGGCATGTTCGGTTTCCACCTGCCCCCAGCTCTCCAAATCTTTCATCTGCGGGGTTTTCCACCATctcatcagaaaaaaaaaatattgaggaaGAGTCTTATTATAAGTTCTATAAAATCGCAAACTTCAAATTTGTATTTGAACCTGGCAAGAGAGCACGGTATTTAGCTTAATCTTCTGCTTCTCCTTCTCTAGCTGCATCCGCTTCCTCGCCACCTTCCCTCTCATCTCCGACACGCTCGCCCATGTACCCATCAAGTCCAGCTCGGCGCTGGCCTGCTTCCTCTTGCGGGCGGCTTCGGCCTCGGCGTTCGCGAAGCGCCACTGCAGGAGGCGGCAATGCGCCATCCTCATCTGGTGCCCGGCctcggcaccgccgcctccggtgcTGCTCCGTGACGACGACACCGGCGAGGAGGACAGCAaggtggccgtggcggcggctaTGGACGCGTCCTCGGCGGCGTGCTTCCTCCGGTGGAAGATATGGCCCCACCCGAGGCTGATCAGGCTCTTCTTACTGCCCTTGGCTTCCGGCACCGTGGGCAGCGCCGTGGTCGTCGTCTTGAGCGGCGAGCCACTGCGCCGCCCCGGCGAGAGCGCCCACTGCGTGTTGCTCGAGCCGAGCAGGCGGACGGAGCTCGTGCGGGGGAGCAGCGTCGAGCGCGGCTTCGAGGCCGCCGTCGTTCTCGGCGTGGTGGAGCCCCTAGAGGCGGCGTCGCTGCACTCCGACCCGGAGCtggcgacgtcggcggcggcgtccagggACGGGCCGTTGGCGGTGAGCCTGCGGAGGTCGGACGGCGCGACGCGGCCCGGCGTGAGCGTGACGCCCGCGGGCCTCGTGGACGGGAGGAGCCGCATGGACCGGCCGAacgcgtggccgccgccgccgcccttgccggAGGACTTCCCGATCTTCCGGGCCTCCGCGTCGGCGTCGGTACGCGGGAGCTCGGTGCAGCTGCGCTGCCGGGAGAGGACCTGCGGCGCGTCGTCTTTGGCGAGATGGTCCGCTAGGGTGGCCAcggacgacgacggtggcgcGGACGACAAGGGAGAAGGCGCGCGCGGGGCCTTGTTgttcttgccgccgccggtggaggaAGGCCATAGCGTTCGGGCGATGGAGGCTGCGCCGCCGGAGGCTGGGGCGGCGTCCGATCGGAAAGAGACGGAGCGGCGGGCGCTCTGGCGGCCTGGCGAGagtgcggcggcggggaggggcgaCCGGCCCGGGAGCTCCGTGCCGGAGGCGGACGTCCACCGCTTCGACGACGACATGGCCGCGCGCGATGGCCAGTAGCTAGCCACGGAACACGGCCTGGTATGCGTTGGATAGGGTACAGATACGATGGTCCGTGTTGGACGTAGTCATGAGCACTTTGGCGTGGTGACGGAGGGCCGTGGCCGCTAGCGGCCGAGAgcgaggccggccggcggcgtccgACGCGAACGGGTCAGACCTGCTGCGTTTTCCGCCGTGCAGGACAGCGGACGTACGCCGCATGAGAGACAAATGGAAGAGCTTCCTTGACGTGATCTGGCGTCTGGAAATACAGTGGCGTATGCGACGGCGCCCGGGGTGTACAAGGCAACGATCCCTATGTGCTATCCACGAAGAAGTTCAAAGTGGCGACGTTTATGGCTCGACGCTTGGAGCTCTGCGCACGGAGGTGTCGAATGGGGATCGAAGCAACGAAAGTGAACACGAGATCTGACGGACACAGGAAACAAATCATGTTCATTCAACATGCTACGATATGATACCTACAATATGATATGTGCGAATCTTAGCTTAAGCTAAACAGGAACTCTATTATATCTCCAGTTCTTAGTCAAAGTAGAATATTAGGGATGTTTTGGTCCTATTATAACCCTCCAAAATTCCGGTGTAAAATTCTCATTGGTATTACAGAAAGGGTAAAAATTCTTGCAAAGCTTCCAAAAAATGCTGAAGTAGAACTCAGAAATCgttcagtttttttttataaaaaagttgctgatgtgtattgtgaaaaATTCTTACCCTAGTTTCAAAAATATCGAGGGGATGCACACTAGATATATTGCCAAAGGAACGTTCAGCCATAGAGTCTACCATTCATAATTAGttaaattcaacattttctggTGCTCATAAATCATGATAATTAATAGCAACCTCAGCAGACCCTCTAAACAGCACCTACCCCAAATGTAGACggtaaagtaaaaaaaaagcacTTTGATAGGCAGAGCTATTGCTAGAGTTGCTCTAAGATATTATGAGCAAAGTCTAATGTTATTTTATCAAAAGTTAGATTTTAGCCAATACTAATTTCCTTTTGTTTGTGATGACAATGTAAATCAATAAATTTCTCCTGAAATTTTTAGTAGTATGTGTAAAAAATGTCATTTTATTGTATTTTTCCTAAACAAATGCCACAAAGAAAAACACTTTATTTTCCTCTATCTAATGTTTGTGCAGTACGTGTGACTGAAATGGTTATCCATTATAGATTTTGTGTCATGCTATCTAACGCAACCCTCGTAATTGCATTGACCAGGTACGACATTAACATTAAGCTGATTTGTGTCATTCTATTATTTTGGTGTCTATTTTGCGTTGTTATGAGAAATCATAGAACTTAAGTACTTGTTCACTTTGAACATTTAGGTCTGATTTAGTCAGGAATAGGGGCGGATCTTAAGGGGGCTCCCCCACGACCACCTACGGCAGCCCCCATACCGCTTGCCGGACTAAATCTACAACAGCTGACGCGCCGCGTANNNNNNNNNNNNNNNNNNNNNNNNNNNNNNNNNNNNNNNNNNNNNNNNNNNNNNNNNNNNNNNNNNNNNNNNNNNNNNNNNNNNNNNNNNNNNNNNNNNNNNNNNNNNNNNNNNNNNNNNNNNNNNNNNNNNNNNNNNNNNNNNNNNNNNNNNNNNNNNNNNNNNNNNNNNNNNNNNNNNNNNNNNNNNNNNNNNNNNNNNNNNNNNNNNNNNNNNNNNNNNNNNNNNNNNNNNNNNNNNNNNNNNNNNNNNNNNNNNNNNNNNNNNNNNNNNNNNNNNNNNNNNNNNNNNNNNNNNNNNNNNNNNNNNNNNNNNNNNNNNNNNNNNNNNNNNNNNNNNNNNNNNNNNNNNNNNNNNNNNNNNNNNNNNNNNNNNNNNNNNNNNNNNNNNNNNNNNNNNNNNNNNNNNNNNNNNNNNNNNNNNNNNNNNNNNNNNNNNNNNNNNNNNNNNNNNNNNNNNNNNNNNNNNNNNNNNNNNNNNNNNNNNNNNNNNNNNNNNNNNNNNNNNNNNNNNNNNNNNNNNNNNNNNNNNNNNNNNNNNNNNNNNNNNNNNNNNNNNNNNNNNNNNNNNNNNNNNNNNNNNNNNNNNNNNNNNNNNNNNNNNNNNNNNNNNNNNNNNNNNNNNNNNNNNNNNNNNNNNNNNNNNNNNNNNNNNNNNNNNNNNNNNNNNNNNNNNNNNNNNNNNNNNNNNNNNNNNNNNNNNNNNNNNNNNNNNNNNNNNNNNN encodes the following:
- the LOC101771490 gene encoding QWRF motif-containing protein 7; its protein translation is MSSSKRWTSASGTELPGRSPLPAAALSPGRQSARRSVSFRSDAAPASGGAASIARTLWPSSTGGGKNNKAPRAPSPLSSAPPSSSVATLADHLAKDDAPQVLSRQRSCTELPRTDADAEARKIGKSSGKGGGGGHAFGRSMRLLPSTRPAGVTLTPGRVAPSDLRRLTANGPSLDAAADVASSGSECSDAASRGSTTPRTTAASKPRSTLLPRTSSVRLLGSSNTQWALSPGRRSGSPLKTTTTALPTVPEAKGSKKSLISLGWGHIFHRRKHAAEDASIAAATATLLSSSPVSSSRSSTGGGGAEAGHQMRMAHCRLLQWRFANAEAEAARKRKQASAELDLMGTWASVSEMRGKVARKRMQLEKEKQKIKLNTVLSCQMKDLESWGQVETEHAAALASTVSCTRAAVCRLPLTSGAKAQDRALVISELVRVASEEKALLQEFLELLSRVSALQVEEQSLRCHLVQSSSLSAPTGECVQAL